gtatttctctttctttttttagcatggaagtggtgagaatgcTTGGATTGGCATAGATGGAAATACTGGTGAAATTAGTGACATGAAAGAGCGTAAGGTATGTTTTGGGGGTACCTCTCTTTCTTTGCCTGCCTATCTATGGTACTTGATTTACTCCCATTTTTACATTCTTTGGGGGCAACAGAAGTAACTCATGTTAAATCATGAATAATGCGATGAGAGGAGCCTCTTAGATCTATAACTTTATGTTTCTGGTTTTCTAAATCTGCTTTCAGTAGCAATTATACTAAGTTTTGTTACTTTCTACATAGTACTGTATTAGTTTTCTTTATGAGTAGTATATTATATCCTCCGTCCCATCCTGAATACATATACCATTTCATAAATTTCGCCCTATATGTATAGATATGGGATTCATACACTGTGAAGGCTCAAGCATTTAAGACGGCCATTGAAGCTGCTTGCATGCTTTTGAGAATTGATGATATAGTGAGTGGCATCAAGAAGAAGCAAGCCCCTGGAGCTCTGGGTCCATCGAAGCCTACAATCGAGCAAGAAGGTGATGCAGACAATGAGAATATGATTCCGGAGTGAGGAAGGGCAGGTGAATTGTAAATGATTTTCAATCAAGGCTAGTTCTCAGGAAAGAAGAAGGCGACATTGCTATCTGCTGCTGTTTTGTTTGGATGCAGAATGCATCGCATCGTCTTTTAAACCCCATGATCAAGTTTAGGTTGAGTTAGCGTTGATTTATCTCCTTAAAAAAACTATTGCCCCTTGGCTTTTTCACGAATTTTGTCCTCGGACCTAAATTTTACTAATGTAATTGTTTTCTAGGGATATATCCTTTTGGAGTTGAATGATTTTCGTCTTTCAtcagttttatttttatacttacTCCATAAATTTGTGACAGTTTTTGCACTTACCAAATTGGCAGGAAAACAGGGTTGTTTACTTGGATTGagaatttgtttatttatttcggTAAAGCAACTCATAACATATTTATAAGGTAGGAATAGTATATTTTGTCatcctatgtttttttttgggtAAATACTCGTTTATACTAGTACGTATATTTTAGCGATTTTTTACATTTGTTTCCTAGCATATAAATTAATAGACTCGTAATAATGTCCTTGCTATCGGGATTAGGTATGTTTTGCCTAGCTGacaaatttgaaaaaatgatatcaTTGAAGAATTATACACAATcggtttctatttttttagtttcacGTGTGTTGTATAGGTTGAATTCGAGTGATTTATTTGATAGTAATTAGCTATCATTTCTAGTGGTGTTCgatttcttagataaaataatatcaatatataatttaaaatataattgtaagattattttagttatagaGAGTTCAGCTATgattaattatctcatgattatcgaTCAAggattatcccatgattatccattgAGGATTGAATTATGATTTTAAATGTCATGaatcaaacacactacatatttaatcctcggatacaatcttgcaaaccgaacccCGTGAGTATTAAATAGGAGTACTACTAGATTATATGGAATTAATCAACACGAAATGAAAAATCGTTATTGTTTGTGAATGCTCTAATGTTAATCGAACGAAAAATGACCATTCAAGACAAAATCGGTTATACAAATAGGGTCTGATTCAATTTCCATCGACGCAGAGACAAAAACTAGAAGAATACTTCCGCCCAAATCAAATGAGGAATCGACGGCAGGTGCCTACTAGCGACGACGAGGACGACGTACTGCCGCCTCGAAACTCGACTGTCGGTGTACGGAAGCGCAAGAAGTTTCACCTCCCCCctgacgaggaggaggaggaggatgatgatgatgataatgataaaatggagcaatacacgaaaaagaagaagaacaagaGCGAGACGCCTGACCCCGAGAGTGACACCGAGGAGCAGGAGGTGGAGGCGCAGCCGGTGGGGGAGCCGATTAGGTTCTCGGGAAAAGGGAGAGGGAGGAGAAGTCATTTCGACTCCTTCGAGTACGATGGTATTCAGTATCAGCTGGTCAGTTTGCTATTTCTTTTCTAGGGTTTTCACTTCAATTTGCATTACTTTCTGTTTTTGCCTCTTATTTCTTGCTTTTGATAGAAAAGTAAGCTCGAATCCAATTCACTGGCTTAAGTTAGGTTTAGAAACAGAGGTGGTGCTACAACAATCATTGAGAAAAATAACTGACACATGGATTTTTATCACGCAATCATGTAATCCAACCAGTGCTGTAAATCTAGATGTGAAGCTGTGTACCATTTTTTGAGTTACAACTCTCAAACGCCTAACCTATTGGTTGGAGGAATTCATTTTACCAATTGAGCTGTGCTTTGTCACCGTGAAGTTGTGTACCATTAAGCCATAGTTATTTTGCTCATTTCTGATAATTATGTGATGACCTGTAAAATATGACTTGTATGACGTGCCTTTTGTATCAACTATTAGCTTGCTTCTGTTTCCATTTGTGATTTTGAGAAATGAGGATACATCTCTCTTCGTTTCTCTTTAATTATGTCTCTCGGATGGCTAGTTTTCCTCCCATGTGCCGTCTTCTCTTCTTTGGTGGGAGTTGACGAGAATGCATACATGTATGCATCTATATTCAAACTGTTGTAATCTTATTTCTGCAGGTAGGTGTAAACTTGAGTGTGTAAATCCCTGGCCCATATAGGAAAATAGCATTTCATGATTGGTTGATGATTTTTTGTCAATCTTTTATATGCCACAATTCAACCCCCGTTGGATGTTATAGTTGATGCTTGCTTGTATCACAAACTAAGCTTACTGATACCTCAcgccttttatttttatatattatctttaggAGGATCCAGTGCTTTTGGTCCCTGAGAAAGGAAATCAGAAGCCTTATGTTGCCATTATAAAGGTAATCTCCTGTTCTCTCGCACGCACTCACATGCACACAGGGAGACACAACTTTGTATGACTGTATGGTGTGTACTACTGTACTGTGTAGGAATGCTAAGTACTTCATGATTTTTGACGAGTGCTGTATAATAATTTAGAGTAGATTGAGTTATAATGTTAGAAGTTTAAAGATAAAGTTTGAGTCCCCATAAATAGTACCTTTTATGACTTTTACCAGAACATTTTAAGGTTCAAGTGACGGAATctctttgaattatttttcatttggtAAAGGTAACTGATTTGTTCTCTTGCTTGATAGAtaaatcataattcataaaaCCCACAACTCCTTGGGCACTTGGAAGAACAAGTAGACAAAGGAATAAATATCAACATCATTCTGATCTTATTGGCTTCTTTGACTTTACTGCTTCTTATGCTTAAATTGATTTACTTTAGtttgtttcaaaaaatatatttttcctACATGAGGTCTttaggagtatcatttttatgtcGCTGTCCTTTTATGCCAGGTGTATTAAGTCCTTGATTTGGTTTACAGGATATTACTCAAAAACAAGATGGGAGGAGCATGATGGTTACAGGGCAGTGGTTCTATCGCCCAGAGGAGGCCGAAAAAAAAACTGGGGGAAATTGGCAATCACAAGACACTAGGGAACTGTTCTATAGTTTCCACAGAGATGAAGTGCCTGCAGAATCTGTCATGCACAAATGTGTTGTGCACTTTATACCTCGAAATAAGCGAATTCCTGACCGCAAAGAACACCCTGGTTTCATTGTGCAAAAGGTATACGACACTGAGCAGAGGAGGCTCTTTAAATTAACTGATAAAGACTATGAAGATAACAAGCAACACGAGATTGATCTCCTTGTTCAGAAGACTTATGCACGACTTGGAGAAATACCTGACATTGAGCCAGAGGATGCTAATATAGATCAAGAAGACCAAACTAAGAATAGGCGACTTTTAAGGAAGAAGAATGTTTCACCTTTGGATGTTTCCAGGGAAGATGAAAGCAACAAATCTTTTTCTCTCAAAGCAGAAACTCCTGGAACTGCCCCTGCTGGTGCAACAGAATATTACACCATTCTGTCAAAACTTAAGATGTTGACTGGGGAAACACAGCGTGATAAGTGGCTGGAAAAGCTTCTTCAGTCAATTCAGTTCATGTGCACTCCAGTGGACGGTAAGCAGAACTATGAGGAACAAGGTGGGATCAAGAATGGTGGCCCAGACCAGAGCAATGAAGTCCCGAATAAGGTAATAAAATTGTCTGAACTgtgaaaaatatactactagaaTGTTGTTCTGTTATATCTTATGGTCCTGACTAATTGATATTTTGTCCTCTCTTATGTTCTGTAGGGTGATGTATCATTTGACTGGCCCGATGCTGCTGTTGCGTCTGTGGCTGCTCTTGAGAAAGCGGCACATGAAGCACTCTCTGCAGATTTCCAGAAGTATAACCAAAAGATGCGTCAATTAGCATTCAATCTTAAGGTCCATTGCTGGTTTCCATTGTGCATTTTCAGATAGCTCAACCTCAACATACTAAGCTTTTAAGTATCTGATGATAACTTTTTGCTCAAAACTTTGGAAAAGAACtgcaaaaaaattttaattttaaatatatgtaCTGTGgtttcttcactttttcaagaacaacttcaagatcctaatgtctttattttatttcatttgaaaCATTATTTTTTAAGGGGCCAGGATCTGTTTACCTTTCTGAACAACTCATATTGAAAGAGATTATAAATCACTTCTAAAATGCTTCGGGTGGGGGGGGCACTtgaatagtattattataagCCATCAGATGTCTTATCAGGCTGTGGAATAGTCTACAAACTTATCAAGGACCCTCCTGATATATATACCATTTTCATCTTATATTTCATTATACATGCAAATCTTCATATTGTCTTCTGTTTGTTCTTTAAAATTGTTAATTGAATGTACAGCATGCTGTACTGGCACAACGTCTTCTGAACAAGGAGCTGGAACCTGCACAAATACTTAATATGTCACCTAATGAGTTGAAGGTTCTTGCTTTTTCCCTCTTTGTataatttttcaatatttttgttCCTTGCATCTGTCTTGGGCTTCCTTTCGTTTTTGCAATTACATTGGACTTGTGGTCCATATCCTGTGTATGCGGAAATACCAACAACTATTGGTGTTTTTATTACTCTTCTGCAAATTTGCCGACCAGGCTATTTTTTGTGAACATTTGACTTTCCTCAGGAGGGTTTAACAGCAGAAGAAATTGCTAGGAGGGAGCCAGAGGAGACGGGGCGCATGCAGGTCGACTGCTGATTAAACATTATTCTTACTAAACATACAAAGATCAGTTTTTTGATCAACATTATGGAttcatctttttcattatttttcctGATGACTTTTACGCCATTTTGATTggtgtttgttttttttgatCAGATGACGGATGCTCGTTGTAGAAGATGCTCGGCAAAACAAGTGGGTTTGACTGATATTATTCAGACTGGGCATGGTGACCGCTATCAGGTTTTTTAGCTTAGCTTctatagtttatattttgtgggTATCGATATGCTATTGTAGTATAAGATCAATTGATATAGACTGAAACTCAAAGTGTTCTAGTATATGGATTTAGAAAAGTAGATGACTGAGATGTGATTCATAGTTCACAATTCCGCACATGTTAAATTTTATAGGCTGATATTGGTTTTGTCTAATGGTAACATGAAATCTTGGTAATAGCTTGTGATCCAGCAATTGTTGTTTTAACAAAACCAATGTCCCAAGAACCTGTGGAATGAATAACATTCCTTTCAATTAACCCTGAAAATATTACTATGACACATGTAAAAGCGAAGAAGAGGAATAATTGTTTCCACATTTGTTCATTTTGTGTCCTCAGTTGGAATGTGTTTCTTGCGGTAACACTTGGTATGCTTCGAGGGACGATGCTGCTACATTGACCATAGAAGGGCCTAACTCTGGCAAGACTGTTGTTGGTACTGCACctttggctacggccaagttTGAAGATGTCGAGAAGGCTTTAGTTAGCCCGCATGCAGCTGAGGAAGGAATTAGTGACGTGTTGAAGAAAACCAGGGAAGCATTTGTTCCAGTGTTGGAAACTCAGAGATCGTTCAAGGAAAGTCCTGCAACCAACGAGGCCAAGTAAATGCATGTTGTACATCCTCTAGTTGCTAGTATTTTGGCCGGATTTGTTTTTTGTACAAGGTCTAGTTGCGCACGCGTATATACATAGATATATCAATAACATAGTAGTTAGTGATGTGCCTATTAACTGCTAGTGATTTTGTATCGAGATGAAGAAAATGGTAGAGAAGACTGTAAGGTGACACTTTACCCGGATTTTTACACTTTCATATGCTAATCATATTTGAGAGTTGAGACCCTATGGAGTTGGTTTGTCGTCCCATTTTGCAAGACCTATTTTAACTTCCCTGTTTCCATATGCAATGGGAATTCTAAAAGGAAATTAAATTGGGCATATGTCTTATAGTTataggagaggatgaagagacgGTGGACTTACCTAGTCCAGTTCAGTGTCTCACATGGTTTGTCGTCCCATCAAAAAAGATACTAAAACTCTATACAAATCGTGGACGGTTTCAGCACAAACTCAATTCCACTTCAAATGAAGAGAGGCGCAGGGTGGATTTTGGCTTTGGCGCTGCAAATCGTAGCAGCCGATGCCTCCACCACATGTTTTTCCACGCTCAAATTCTTCAATTGCTCCATTTTCTTTACTAACCTCTCCTTCTGTCGCTTCTGCTGCACGTGCAACGCCGCCCCCATGGAATACATTGTCGCAGAAAAATCTCTATCTTGCTGTGTGAGTGCGTTGATTCGAGGTGCAAATGAGGGAATTTTAAGGGAGGAAGGGTGAAAATGAGGGAATCTCTATCTTGTGATTGTGGGCGTCTATTCTGGTGTAGGGAAAAAGCGGTTTAGCTTAGAACACAGATAAGATTGAAATGGGGGTTTTAATCGTAGCCGCACGATTTCCGCCAACCTCTCATCGATCGATCACGTTAATTTACGCGCATTTGAGATTTACCTTCAATCAATTTCAAATTATTTGAGACAATGCCATGTCCTTTTTTGTACTTTTActatcttttgttttttttatattctattaatattcaaattaataaaccaatttttgttaaatagcttCTAAATCTGCatataaaaataactaaattaTTGATCTATTCTAATTTTACAATTAAATTACTGATTTCGCATGTAACATATTTTGATGACTTACTTACGTGCCATAATTGGACACGCTTTACCAAGTTTAGACATTTTAACACTattgtattatattaaattaaagaagTTAATTTATTGAATTATGATTTATATTAATCTATGTTATTCCCAAATCTTAGTAGTAATTTGTACTCattccgtccccaaagagtatgaactttaagttcggcatgagttttaatgcattattgataaagtaagagagagatagatagagaaaatttttttaagtattgttagtggataatatgtcctacctcattagagagaaaatagtttctaaaattgaaagttcatactctttagaGACAtgcgaaaaaggaaatagtacatacttttcagggacggaggggtAATTTGATTGGGCTATTCTcagtttttgaatttaaaagGACTTGTTCTACCTATTTCATTTTGAGTTTTAGCccttaaactaattaaaattttcagttCAATTATTAAACTATTGGGCTTGATTTGGGCCAAATCGGCCTATAAACGGCCTCGAATTGCTACTTCAGAATTTAAATAGCTAAAACTATTGGGCTTGATTTGGGCCAAATCGGCCTATAAACGGCCTCGAATTGCTACTTCAGAATTTAAATAGCTAAACAAAATTTGGAGGGTTTATAAATTTGGAGGGTTTATAAATTTGGAGTACTACTAAATCTTTAAATTTAGAATCGTAAGAACTTTTTTATTCATCTAAATATTCAATAAAAGTACATACTATAATATATAACGTTATCTCGATTTTAACTATTTTGTCTTCATCAATGAAGGTAAACATAGTACTCCGTATATAATTggaaatacattaaataatatatcTCCAAAGAATCTTTTTCAACACAAAAACTAATTAATTCTCACTTATATCACAATATTATATACTATCACCTTATTTATTCAGATTGGCATCATAAAATCAgaagtgattaaatatttaaatcgtAACTTTATTGCAGTTCTCAATTACATAACTGCTATATAATCTCGAAAAATGCATAATATTAGGGGTGGGAATatggatatcgggtattggGTTTATCCGTACCCGACCCGATATCCTGCAGGTATTGGATACCCAATATCCAATTTTATGGGATTGGGTATGAGATTGGATATTGAAATTTAAGATAAATCAGATATTGGGTAACCCGAATGGGTATCGGATATTACCAGAATAaccaatttattatttaaagcAATTTTTAATTAGGTTTAGCCATTTTAGctaatttatttactaattacAACTTACTAGGTCAACTTTATCTAAACTTATGTAAATAAGTCAATCTCTCTTACTCGGTCACGACTTCTCCAAACTATCAAGTTTTATGTATTGCATAACCAACTCATATGGGttttatattttagtta
This portion of the Salvia splendens isolate huo1 chromosome 10, SspV2, whole genome shotgun sequence genome encodes:
- the LOC121752280 gene encoding uncharacterized protein LOC121752280; amino-acid sequence: MRNRRQVPTSDDEDDVLPPRNSTVGVRKRKKFHLPPDEEEEEDDDDDNDKMEQYTKKKKNKSETPDPESDTEEQEVEAQPVGEPIRFSGKGRGRRSHFDSFEYDGIQYQLEDPVLLVPEKGNQKPYVAIIKDITQKQDGRSMMVTGQWFYRPEEAEKKTGGNWQSQDTRELFYSFHRDEVPAESVMHKCVVHFIPRNKRIPDRKEHPGFIVQKVYDTEQRRLFKLTDKDYEDNKQHEIDLLVQKTYARLGEIPDIEPEDANIDQEDQTKNRRLLRKKNVSPLDVSREDESNKSFSLKAETPGTAPAGATEYYTILSKLKMLTGETQRDKWLEKLLQSIQFMCTPVDGKQNYEEQGGIKNGGPDQSNEVPNKGDVSFDWPDAAVASVAALEKAAHEALSADFQKYNQKMRQLAFNLKHAVLAQRLLNKELEPAQILNMSPNELKEGLTAEEIARREPEETGRMQMTDARCRRCSAKQVGLTDIIQTGHGDRYQLECVSCGNTWYASRDDAATLTIEGPNSGKTVVGTAPLATAKFEDVEKALVSPHAAEEGISDVLKKTREAFVPVLETQRSFKESPATNEAK